Proteins from a genomic interval of Polaribacter sp. Q13:
- the hflX gene encoding GTPase HflX, protein MIDEREVISEKAVLIGIISQQQDEIQSTEYLDELEFLTLTAGGVAVKRFVQKMEKPNPKTFLGVGKLEEVRDYIESNHIGTAIFDDELSPAQIRNIEKVLDCKILDRTNLILDIFAQRAQTSSAKTQVELAQCQYLLPRLTRLWTHLDKQKGGIGMRGPGETEIETDRRIIRDKITILKKKLLTIDKQMAVQRKNRGKMVRVALVGYTNVGKSTLMNVISKSDVFAENKLFATLDTTVRKVVIKNIPFLLTDTVGFIRKLPTQLIESFKSTLDEVREADLLLHVVDISHPNFEDHIASVNTILADIKCADKPTLMVFNKIDAYSHETIDEDDIVTERDKKHYTLQDWEKTWMNDYDVESIFISALNKDNLEEFKEKTYEEVKKIHIQRFPYNDFLYYEYKEE, encoded by the coding sequence ATGATAGACGAACGCGAAGTTATTTCTGAAAAAGCCGTTTTAATCGGTATTATATCTCAGCAACAAGATGAAATTCAATCTACAGAGTATTTAGATGAATTAGAATTTTTAACGTTAACTGCAGGTGGAGTTGCCGTTAAACGTTTTGTACAAAAGATGGAGAAACCAAATCCTAAAACCTTTTTAGGTGTAGGTAAGTTAGAAGAAGTTAGAGATTATATTGAATCGAATCATATTGGAACAGCCATTTTTGATGATGAATTGTCTCCTGCACAAATACGTAACATTGAGAAAGTTTTAGATTGTAAAATTCTAGACAGAACCAACTTAATATTAGATATTTTTGCACAAAGAGCACAAACAAGTTCGGCTAAAACGCAAGTAGAATTGGCACAATGTCAATATTTATTACCTCGTTTAACAAGACTTTGGACTCACCTTGACAAGCAAAAAGGGGGAATTGGAATGCGTGGACCTGGTGAAACCGAAATAGAAACAGATAGACGTATTATCCGTGATAAAATAACCATCCTAAAAAAGAAATTATTAACCATTGATAAACAAATGGCGGTGCAACGTAAAAATCGTGGTAAAATGGTTAGAGTTGCTTTAGTTGGATACACCAATGTTGGTAAATCTACCTTAATGAATGTGATTAGCAAAAGTGATGTTTTTGCTGAAAATAAGTTATTTGCAACCTTAGATACCACGGTTAGAAAAGTGGTAATAAAGAACATTCCGTTTTTATTAACAGATACGGTTGGTTTTATAAGAAAGCTACCTACACAATTGATAGAGTCTTTTAAATCTACCTTAGATGAAGTACGTGAAGCAGATTTATTGTTACACGTTGTAGATATTTCTCACCCAAATTTTGAAGACCATATTGCTTCTGTAAACACTATTTTGGCAGATATAAAGTGTGCAGACAAACCAACTCTAATGGTTTTTAATAAGATTGATGCCTATTCTCATGAAACTATTGATGAAGACGATATCGTTACAGAAAGAGATAAAAAACATTATACGTTACAAGATTGGGAAAAAACTTGGATGAATGATTATGATGTAGAATCTATCTTTATTTCTGCATTAAACAAAGATAATTTAGAAGAATTTAAAGAAAAAACATACGAGGAAGTGAAGAAAATTCATATTCAACGTTTTCCTTATAATGACTTTTTATATTATGAATATAAAGAAGAATAA
- a CDS encoding endonuclease/exonuclease/phosphatase family protein, translated as MLSFFSSSKRSKDILTVGFYNVENLFDTVNDPKTFDDDFTTNGKNHWNNKRYRDKIKKLGSVISQLGAEKSYNVPAIVGLVEVENAKVVKDLVNSKYLKKYHYGFVHYNSPDERGIDVALLYNKQIFELIDSEHFPLYLEDEKGERDYTRDILVVSGNLNGELVHILVNHWPSRSEGVDVSEPKRIAAAKLARVIIEGIQANNFDAKIIIMGDFNDDPTNKSVKEFLMTDDLFNPMEKILDRDAVGSLTYEGKWNLFDQIIITKNFLDKKKGRLYFKHAEVFNKKWLKIFKGKLKGSPFRTYIGPWYQGGFSDHFPVYAFFKKGE; from the coding sequence ATGCTTTCATTTTTTTCATCCTCAAAAAGGAGTAAAGACATTCTTACAGTCGGATTTTATAATGTAGAGAACTTATTTGATACTGTAAATGATCCCAAAACTTTTGATGATGATTTTACAACAAACGGAAAAAATCATTGGAACAATAAACGTTACAGAGATAAGATTAAAAAATTAGGTTCTGTAATTTCTCAATTGGGTGCAGAAAAATCTTATAATGTACCGGCAATTGTTGGTTTGGTTGAAGTAGAAAATGCAAAAGTTGTAAAAGATTTGGTAAACTCTAAATACCTAAAAAAGTATCATTATGGTTTTGTGCATTACAATTCGCCAGATGAAAGAGGAATTGATGTGGCTCTTTTGTATAATAAACAAATATTTGAATTAATAGATTCCGAACACTTTCCATTGTATTTAGAAGATGAAAAGGGAGAACGAGATTATACTAGAGATATCTTAGTTGTTTCTGGTAATTTAAACGGAGAATTAGTCCATATTTTAGTAAATCATTGGCCATCTAGAAGTGAAGGTGTGGATGTGTCTGAACCCAAAAGGATTGCTGCAGCAAAATTAGCCAGAGTAATTATAGAGGGAATACAAGCAAATAATTTTGATGCTAAGATTATCATTATGGGCGATTTTAACGATGATCCAACAAATAAGTCTGTTAAAGAATTTTTAATGACAGATGATTTATTTAATCCTATGGAAAAAATATTGGATAGAGATGCCGTTGGTTCTTTAACTTATGAGGGTAAATGGAATTTATTTGATCAAATTATTATCACAAAAAACTTTTTGGATAAGAAAAAAGGTAGATTGTATTTTAAACATGCCGAAGTTTTTAATAAAAAATGGCTAAAAATATTTAAAGGAAAATTAAAAGGAAGTCCCTTTAGAACGTATATTGGTCCTTGGTATCAAGGAGGTTTCTCAGATCATTTTCCGGTGTATGCTTTCTTTAAAAAGGGAGAATAA
- the glpQ gene encoding glycerophosphodiester phosphodiesterase, which produces MKSFSLFLIGLLLFSCNSPKKDLQMNTKIVIAHRGASGYLPEHTMEAKVMAYAMNPDFIEQDLVLSKDDVPIVIHDIYLDDVTDVALKFLDRKRNDNRYYVIDFTFKELQTLTVTERFNPETGAQVYPNRFPIGKGNFKLHSLQEEIELIQGLNTSTGKNIGIYPEIKDPGFHQKEGKNLTEIVLKILADYGYKTKADNCILQCFDAKELERIRKELKSDLFLIQLMEFEEETKQLADFASYADGIGPWYKQILDKKVEGKWQFTSLVTDAHKLGLKVHPYTFRVDDLDEFASFDEMLKTLLIDAKVDGAFTDFPDKVSIFLKK; this is translated from the coding sequence ATGAAATCATTTTCATTATTTTTGATTGGTTTGCTACTTTTTTCATGCAATTCACCTAAAAAAGATTTACAGATGAACACAAAAATTGTGATTGCCCATAGAGGTGCTTCTGGTTACTTGCCAGAACATACCATGGAAGCAAAAGTAATGGCTTATGCTATGAATCCTGATTTTATTGAGCAAGATTTGGTGTTGAGTAAGGATGATGTGCCAATTGTAATTCATGATATTTATTTAGATGATGTAACGGATGTTGCCCTAAAATTTCTGGATAGGAAAAGAAATGACAATCGTTATTATGTAATTGATTTTACGTTTAAGGAGCTACAAACGCTTACAGTTACAGAACGATTTAATCCTGAAACGGGAGCCCAAGTATATCCAAATCGTTTTCCGATAGGAAAAGGAAATTTTAAACTCCATTCTTTGCAAGAAGAAATAGAGTTGATTCAAGGTTTAAATACATCTACAGGAAAAAATATCGGTATTTACCCAGAAATTAAAGATCCTGGTTTTCATCAAAAAGAAGGTAAAAACCTAACGGAAATTGTACTAAAAATACTTGCGGATTATGGTTACAAAACCAAAGCAGACAATTGTATTTTACAATGTTTTGATGCTAAAGAATTAGAAAGGATTCGGAAAGAATTAAAGTCTGATTTGTTTTTAATTCAACTTATGGAATTTGAAGAAGAAACAAAACAATTAGCCGATTTTGCTAGCTATGCAGACGGAATAGGACCTTGGTATAAACAAATTTTAGATAAGAAAGTAGAGGGGAAATGGCAATTTACTTCTTTAGTTACCGATGCTCACAAACTCGGGTTAAAAGTGCATCCGTATACTTTTAGAGTAGATGATTTAGATGAGTTTGCTAGTTTTGATGAAATGCTAAAAACACTTTTAATTGATGCAAAGGTAGATGGTGCTTTTACTGATTTTCCAGACAAAGTTTCAATATTCTTAAAAAAGTAA
- a CDS encoding glycerate kinase — translation MKIVLAPDKFKNSLTGLEFCNIVEKGILEEFPNTEILKLPLADGGDGTIEVVEYYLKGSTINVKVNNPFFETINATYIYSEKTKTAFIEMAEASGVKLLKPTQFDCKNATTLGTGEMIVDAINKGAKTIIIGIGGSATNDCGIGMATALGYQFLDKNNKSVKPIGANLSNIKAIDVTNVHPKLSAVDFKIACDVTNPLYGKNGAAYVYGAQKGASEEDIVMLDKGLQDFSEILNAIFTIDVQSVKGAGAAGGMGIASKIFLNGTLEPGIQLIKNIANFDTQIEGADWIITGEGKLDTQTMSGKTIQGVLTSAVAKKIKVAAFCGAIDLDGKQPANFGIQYTDAVINYAKSLKDSMENSREYLRLLSRKFAEKNL, via the coding sequence ATGAAAATAGTACTAGCACCAGATAAATTTAAAAATTCTTTAACAGGATTAGAATTTTGCAATATTGTTGAAAAAGGAATTTTAGAAGAATTCCCCAATACAGAAATTCTTAAATTACCACTAGCAGATGGTGGTGACGGTACTATTGAAGTTGTAGAATACTACCTTAAAGGAAGTACCATAAATGTAAAAGTGAACAACCCCTTTTTTGAAACTATAAATGCAACTTACATTTATTCAGAAAAAACAAAAACGGCTTTTATTGAAATGGCAGAAGCATCTGGTGTTAAGTTGCTAAAACCAACACAATTCGATTGTAAAAATGCGACTACATTAGGTACAGGAGAAATGATTGTTGACGCCATTAACAAGGGTGCTAAAACTATTATTATAGGTATTGGCGGCAGTGCAACCAACGATTGTGGTATTGGAATGGCAACGGCTTTAGGTTATCAGTTTTTAGATAAAAACAATAAATCAGTAAAACCTATTGGCGCAAATTTATCGAATATAAAAGCGATAGATGTTACTAATGTTCATCCTAAATTAAGTGCTGTAGATTTTAAAATAGCTTGTGATGTTACCAATCCCTTATACGGAAAAAATGGTGCAGCCTATGTTTATGGTGCTCAAAAAGGTGCATCAGAAGAAGATATTGTAATGTTAGATAAAGGCTTACAAGATTTTTCTGAAATTCTAAATGCTATTTTCACGATCGATGTTCAGTCAGTAAAAGGTGCTGGTGCTGCAGGTGGAATGGGAATTGCTAGTAAAATATTCTTAAACGGAACTTTAGAACCCGGTATTCAATTGATAAAAAATATCGCGAATTTTGATACTCAAATTGAAGGTGCAGATTGGATTATTACTGGTGAAGGAAAACTAGACACACAAACCATGTCTGGCAAAACAATACAAGGAGTGTTGACTTCTGCGGTAGCTAAAAAAATAAAAGTAGCAGCTTTTTGTGGCGCGATAGATTTAGATGGAAAACAACCTGCTAATTTTGGAATTCAATATACGGATGCTGTTATAAATTATGCAAAGAGCCTAAAAGATTCTATGGAAAACAGCAGAGAATACCTGCGTTTATTATCAAGAAAATTCGCAGAAAAAAACCTTTAA